GACGTGGCCTCACCGTCGTCCGCGGCCTGGCGGAGGCCTGTCGTGGGACCGTGTGGGCCGAGCCGTCACCGTCGGGCGGAACGGCGTTCCGCGTGGCCTTCCGCCGCGTCGGCTCACGGACCGACCGGCCCGACGTGCATGTCGAGGGACCGGTGCCGACTCAGGCCTCGACCGGTCCGGTGGCCGACGTGAGGTCCCCGACGATGCCCGACACCTCACCGGCCCCGGTCCCGGAACGGCGGGCGTCGGGCTCCAACGCCTGATCTCAGCCCGCGTCGAGGCTGGAGCGTCCTCCGTCGACGAACCAGTTGGCCGTCAGCTGCAGACCCTCGACACTGGCACGGGGCTGGATCTCCTCGAAGGTGCGGCGGTACCCGGTTCGCGCGATGAGCCACGTGTCGTCGTGGAGGACGTACTCGTCCTCGTAGAAGGCGGCCCCGCGGATCGTGATGTCCCACGCGGTCTCGATGACCACGTCGTCGAGAGCCCACGTGCCACGGGCGGACGTGGGACCGGTGAGGTCGATCTCGGGGTGGTGGACGCGATGACTCGATAGGAACGTCTCCGCTGACATCGAGCGGACGAGGAAGTCGAGGATCGCCTCCCG
This Acidimicrobiia bacterium DNA region includes the following protein-coding sequences:
- a CDS encoding nuclear transport factor 2 family protein, with amino-acid sequence MTADDLMTIERIKRLKYRYLRCLDQKLWDDLATCFTDDAEASYSGGRYHFEGREAILDFLVRSMSAETFLSSHRVHHPEIDLTGPTSARGTWALDDVVIETAWDITIRGAAFYEDEYVLHDDTWLIARTGYRRTFEEIQPRASVEGLQLTANWFVDGGRSSLDAG